In Marmota flaviventris isolate mMarFla1 chromosome 17, mMarFla1.hap1, whole genome shotgun sequence, a single genomic region encodes these proteins:
- the Trim47 gene encoding E3 ubiquitin-protein ligase TRIM47 has product MDGSGPFSCPICLEPLREPVTLPCGHNFCLACLGALWPHRSAGGTGGSGGAARCPLCQEPFPDGLQLRKNHTLSELLQLRQGSGPAMPSPAPAPARRPTPEPSAPSAPPSAPEPSAPCEQEPWPAGEEPVRCDACPEGAALPAALSCLSCLASFCPAHLGPHERSPALRGHRLVPPLRRLEESLCPRHLRPLERYCRVERACLCEACAAQEHRGHELVTLEQERALQEAEQPKVLSAVEDRMDELGACIAQSRRTVALIKSAAVAERERVSQLFAEAAATLQGFQTEVLGFIEEGEAAMLGRSQGDLRRQEEQRSRLSQARHNLGQVPEADSVSFLQELLALRLALEEGCGPGPGPPRELSFTKSSQAVRAVRDVLASACASQWEQLRGLGSDDGLQKLGSEADSESQDPDSTNHLESDIPRDYFLKFAYIVDLDSDTADKFLQLFGTKGVKRVLCPINYPESPTRFTHCEQVLGEGALDRGTYYWEVEIIEGWVSVGVMAEGFSTQEPYDRGRLGRNAYSCCLQWNGRNFSVWFHGLEAALPQPFSPTVGICLEYADRALTFYAVRDGKMSLLRRLKASRPRRSGVLASPADPFQSRLDSHFAGLFAHRLKPAFFLESVDAHLQIGPLKKSCISVLKRR; this is encoded by the exons ATGGACGGCAGCGGGCCCTTCAGCTGCCCCATCTGCCTCGAGCCGCTTCGGGAGCCGGTGACGCTGCCCTGCGGCCACAACTTCTGCCTCGCCTGCCTGGGCGCTCTCTGGCCGCACCGCAGCGCAGGAGGCACGGGAGGTTCCGGAGGCGCAGCCCGCTGCCCTCTGTGCCAGGAACCTTTCCCCGACGGCCTGCAGCTCCGCAAGAACCACACACTGTCCGAGCTGCTGCAGCTACGCCAGGGCTCGGGCCCAGCCATGCCCTCCCCGGCCCCAGCCCCTGCACGGCGCCCGACGCCGGAGCCCTCAGCGCCCAGCGCTCCGCCAAGCGCTCCGGAACCGTCTGCTCCGTGCGAACAGGAGCCCTGGCCCGCCGGGGAAGAGCCCGTGCGCTGTGACGCGTGCCCCGAGGGCGCGGCCCTGCCTGCGGCGCTCTCCTGCCTCTCCTGCCTTGCCTCCTTCTGCCCCGCGCACCTGGGCCCGCACGAGCGCAGCCCCGCACTGCGCGGGCACCGCCTGGTGCCACCGCTGCGCCGGCTGGAGGAGAGCCTGTGTCCGCGCCACCTGCGGCCGCTGGAGCGCTACTGCCGCGTCGAGCGCGCGTGCCTGTGCGAGGCCTGCGCCGCCCAGGAGCACCGCGGCCACGAGCTCGTGACGCTGGAGCAAGAGCGCGCGCTCCAGGAG GCTGAGCAGCCCAAAGTCCTGAGTGCTGTGGAGGACCGCATGGATGAGCTGGGTGCATGCATTGCACAGTCCCGGCGCACAGTGGCCCTCATCAAG AGCGCCGCTGTAGCAGAGCGGGAGAGGGTGAGCCAGCTATTTGCCGAGGCTGCTGCCACCCTGCAAGGCTTCCAGACAGAGGTGCTAGGCTTCATCGAGGAGGGGGAGGCTGCCATGCTGGGCCGCTCCCAGGGCGACCTTCGGCGACAGGAGGAACAACGCAGCCGCCTAAGCCAGGCCCGCCACAACCTGGGTCAGGTCCCTGAAGCAGACTCAGTCAGCTTCCTGCAG GAGCTCCTGGCACTACGGCTGGCCCTGGAAGAGGGGTGCGGCCCTGGACCTGGTCCCCCCAGGGAGCTCAGCTTCACCAAGTCCTCCCAAGCTGTCCGGGCAGTGAGAGATGTGCTGGCCTCGGCCTGTGCCAGCCAGTGGGAGCAGCTGCGGGGGCTGGGCAGCGACGACGGGCTACAGAAGCTAGGCTCAGAAG CTGACAGCGAGTCCCAGGACCCTGATAGCACGAACCACCTGGAGAGTGACATTCCCAGGGACTATTTCCTCAAGT TCGCCTACATCGTGGACTTGGATAGCGACACGGCAGATAAGTTCCTGCAACTATTTGGAACCAAAGGTGTCAAGAGAGTGCTGTgtcccatcaattaccctgagtCGCCCACCCGCTTCACCCACTGCGAACAGGTGCTGGGGGAAGGCGCCCTGGACCGTGGCACCTACTACTGGGAGGTAGAGATCATTGAGGGCTGGGTTAGCGTGGGGGTCATGGCCGAAGGCTTCTCCACACAAGAGCCCTATGACCGGGGCCGGCTGGGCCGCAACGCATACTCCTGCTGCCTGCAGTGGAATGGACGCAACTTCTCTGTCTGGTTCCACGGGCTGGAGGCGGCTCTCCCCCAGCCCTTCTCACCCACGGTCGGAATCTGCCTGGAGTACGCCGACCGGGCCTTGACTTTCTATGCCGTACGCGATGGCAAGATGAGCCTTCTGAGGAGGTTGAAGGCCTCCCGGCCACGCCGGAGTGGTGTTCTGGCCTCTCCTGCCGACCCCTTCCAGAGCCGCCTGGACAGCCACTTTGCAGGGCTCTTCGCTCACAGGCTCAAGCCTGCCTTCTTCCTGGAGAGTGTGGATGCCCATCTGCAGATCGGGCCCCTCAAGAAGTCCTGCATATCCGTGCTAAAGCGGAGGTGA